A genome region from Setaria italica strain Yugu1 chromosome III, Setaria_italica_v2.0, whole genome shotgun sequence includes the following:
- the LOC101754715 gene encoding ABC transporter G family member 38 produces the protein MSRSQRPPSSPCDATWRNAAASIGVFVPAPHARSQPPVRGRSDTTPSWSSSMTDDADAGGGGGGAVVMVPARGSETPATRARMPGLSQCASPEARARIGAASPGTARRVAVRLYESLGRHGLHREADRAFRDAAADGEGTADGGGAVVAERELTGMACLLKDGFVGYLRELAKITPPVPKQVVKFCGITYSAKIETAAFRYETFGNKLLECFVQPVRSLSQSKRSAELQILKGIDGYIMPGSMTLVLGPPGSGRSTMLKILAGRANPSQDSGLSGIVIYNEKTVSEVQKSRLIAYVCGQLNKHIPFLSVRETLEFARDCTQGLRPENFTPQMRKFFAYALVEGQDPFLEYVMQILDLKKIENCLVSGISDTDRDKLSIAELAVGTYSVMVYDQPLTGSDPAMTYDLVNTIRTVCRIQQSSAVMALNHLSQEAFDLFDRIILLGEGHVLYQGPRQDAVTYFAQLGYMKPPHVESWEFLQDIAAENGLQYLLRRSNPRGLEELVECYYSSDHYLDVIRIIGKSKEFSTYWVESEPGIGLSLKESTTFKSNKTKHQETEVVVAKLLNKSGSTSGIESSGNIQACILGLFAGTLFYKLGGQYNLQHMNSVRALGCGKVTKEEAIDFENISGYAKPGTMLALVGGADGSAATLLKCLSGRKPPGGSFTGDILVNSTKPSADFSRSVGYAEQLDAHQPYLTIRESLQFSASLRLTNVISKTRRHIHVELVLDQLGLQYYGNHLVGSLRDGTGKTFEVAKKLTIAVELAANPSILFLEEPISGLDSSGTSAILSILSQLPVSGQTVIATVSHPNTRALSYFHQAIILTQEGRQAYFGPVGLNCHEILGYFTAIPRVPPYIQTQNPISFVMGVTGLGIQRRRTAVIDFAEEFQNSHLHEVAMKVVNTAMKNKKFGKEKDSNMISISYNYPASFIRQIGLVLLRTQRFLWRNVNYTYSRFTGCAMIGLLMGSLYFKIKYEDTYGVTSRSLYTYMQTILIGVISANNVIPQIGTDRLAYFREMRSKMYLPISYPVSWVISEIPYFLVATLAFVGIGNGMAGIATETATDFLAYWSVLFLFTLCMTYFGMMVTFIAPSPILAAFLVSIITSLWVSASGVVVLFSDIRFYRWMYWTNPFQYAMSTLTTISFYCDTSQCQRQCSCPRLPDGSYVWDRIASIRSLSQERTCTDVVTLAGMCTTFAVLAFLFFIVLKHNSSHAH, from the exons ATGTCGCGGTCGCAGCGACCACCGAGCTCGCCGTGCGATGCCACGTGGCGCAACGCAGCCGCCTCCATCGGCGTCTTCGTCCCCGCGCCGCACGCCCGGTCGCAGCCGCCGGTGCGCGGGCGGTCTGACACCACGCCCAGCTGGTCATCCTCGATGACGGatgacgccgacgccggcggcggcggcggcggcgcggtggtaaTGGTGCCGGCGAGGGGATCCGAGACGCCGGCCACGCGCGCCCGTATGCCGGGGCTGTCGCAGTGCGCGTCCCCGGAGGCCCGCGCCAGGATCGGCGCGGCGTCGCCGGGGACCGCGCGGCGCGTGGCCGTGCGGCTCTACGAGAGCCTCGGCCGCCACGGGCTCCACCGGGAGGCCGACCGCGCGTTcagggacgccgccgccgatggcgaAGGGACGGCGGACGGCGGGGGAGCCGTCGTCGCCGAGCGGGAGCTCACGGGGATGGCGTGCCTGCTCAAGGACGGCTTCGTCGGCTACCTCAGGGAGCTCGCCAAGATCACGCCACCTGTTCCCAAGCAG GTCGTCAAATTCTGTGGGATAACATACTCAGCGAAGATTGAGACAGCTGCCTTCAGATATGAGACCTTTGGCAACAAGCTGCTCGAATGCTTTGTGCAACCAGTAAGAAGCCTGTCCCAGAGCAAACGATCAGCTGAGCTTCAAATTTTGAAAGGAATTGATGGCTACATCATGCCGGGTTCTATGACTCTTGTCCTTGGTCCACCTG GCAGTGGAAGGAGCACCATGCTGAAGATACTTGCTGGTAGAGCCAATCCAAGTCAAGATTCTGGACTGTCTGGCATAGTCATCTACAATGAAAAGACAGTATCCGAAGTTCAAAAGAGTCGACTGATTGCCTATGTCTGTGGTCAGCTCAACAA GCACATCCCTTTCCTCTCAGTCCGAGAAACTCTTGAGTTTGCAAGAGACTGCACGCAAGGTCTCCGGCCTGAGAATTTCACGCCACAGATGCGAAAGTTCTTCGCCTATGCACTTGTGGAAGGACAGGATCCTTTCCTTGAATATGTCATGCAGATCCTTGACTTGAAGAAAATAGAGAATTGCCTAGTTAGTGGCATATCAGATACTGACAGGGATAAGCTGTCGATAGCCGAGCTTGCAGTGGGGACCTACTCAGTCATGGTCTATGACCAGCCATTGACAGGCTCAGATCCAGCAATGACCTATGATTTGGTGAACACTATAAGGACTGTCTGTAGAATCCAACAATCATCTGCAGTCATGGCCCTCAATCACCTCTCTCAAGAAGCATTTGACCTCTTTGACAGGATAATCCTACTTGGAGAAGGGCATGTGCTGTACCAAGGCCCAAGACAGGATGCAGTCACATACTTTGCTCAACTAGG GTATATGAAGCCTCCACATGTGGAGTCCTGGGAGTTTCTCCAAGACATCGCGGCAGAAAATGGCCTGCAGTACCTATTGCGAAGGTCAAATCCACGAGGCCTGGAGGAGTTAGTGGAATGCTACTACTCATCAGATCATTACCTGGATGTCATAAGAATCATTGGCAAGAGCAAAGAGTTCAGTACATATTGGGTTGAGAGCGAGCCAGGAATTGGCTTATCCTTGAAGGAGTCAACCACATTCAAATCAAATAAGACTAAACATCAAGAAACAg AAGTAGTTGTTGCAAAACTTCTGAACAAATCTGGATCTACTAGTGGGATTGAAAGTTCAGGAAACATCCAA gcATGCATTCTTGGTTTATTTGCTGGGACACTGTTCTACAAGCTTGGTGGGCAGTATAATCTTCAACATATGAACTCTGTGAGAGCTCTTGG GTGTGGAAAAGTAACAAAGGAAGAAGCTATAGATTTTGAGAATATCAGTGGATATGCGAAACCAGGAACTATGCTAGCTCTTGTAGGGGGTGCTGATGGAAGTGCAGCTACACTTCTCAAGTGCCTTTCAGGAAGGAAACCTCCAGGTGGCAGTTTTACTGGAGATATCCTAGTCAATAGCACCAAACCCTCAGCTGATTTCTCAAGAAGTGTGGGCTATGCTGAGCAGCTTGATGCTCATCAACCATACCTCACCATACGTGAGTCACTTCAATTCAGTGCCAGCCTTAGACTAACAAATGTCATTAGCAAAACAAGAAGGCATATACATGTTGAATTAGTTCTTGACCAGCTGGGCTTGCAGTACTATGGCAACCACTTGGTTGGTTCCTTGAGAGATGGCACTGGGAAAACATTTGAAGTAGCAAAGAAGCTTACAATTGCAGTTGAACTTGCAGCAAACCCAAGTATTCTATTCCTTGAGGAGCCTATTTCAGGTCTTGATTCGTCTGGAACCTCAGCAATCTTGAGCATCCTATCACAGTTACCAGTTTCCGGTCAAACAGTCATAGCGACAGTTAGTCATCCCAACACCCGTGCACTTTCATACTTCCATCAAGCCATCATCCTAACTCAAGAAGGCCGTCAAGCTTACTTCGGTCCAGTAGGACTCAACTGCCATGAAATACTCGGATACTTTACTGCGATCCCAAGGGTGCCTCCTTACATCCAGACACAAAATCCTATCAGTTTCGTTATGGGTGTAACTGGACTTGGAATTCAAAGAAGAAGAACTGCAGTGATAGATTTTGCGGAAGAGTTTCAAAATAGCCATTTGCATGAGGTGGCCATGAAGGTCGTTAACACTGCTATGAAGAACAAGAAGTTTGGGAAAGAAAAGGACAGTAACATGATATCCATTAGTTACAACTATCCAGCATCGTTTATAAGGCAAATAGGGTTGGTTTTGTTGAGGACACAGAGGTTCTTATGGAGGAACGTGAACTACACTTACAGCAGGTTTACTGGTTGCGCAATGATTGGATTACTGATGGGCTCACTCTATTTCAAGATTAAGTATGAAGACACATACGGGGTGACTTCTAGATCACTGTACACCTACATGCAAACTATACTCATCGGGGTCATATCTGCTAATAATGTGATTCCTCAAATTGGCACTGACAGGCTCGCCTACTTCCGAGAAATGAGGTCCAAGATGTACCTTCCGATATCCTACCCAGTGTCATGGGTGATCAGTGAAATCCCCTACTTCCTCGTAGCAACATTGGCATTTGTTGGCATTGGCAATGGCATGGCAGGGATAGCAACAGAGACAGCCACCGATTTCCTCGCCTACTGGTCAGTTCTATTCCTCTTCACCCTCTGCATGACCTACTTTGGCATGATGGTCACGTTCATAGCTCCGAGCCCGATCCTCGCCGCGTTCCTTGTCTCCATAATCACTTCGCTGTGGGTCTCTGCCTCTGGTGTGGTGGTCCTCTTCTCAGATATCAGGTTCTACAGGTGGATGTACTGGACAAACCCGTTTCAATACGCGATGAGCACGCTCACAACAATAAGCTTCTACTGCGACACATCCCAGTGCCAGAGACAGTGCTCATGCCCACGGCTCCCTGACGGCTCCTATGTGTGGGACAGGATAGCAAGCATCAGGTCTTTGAGTCAGGAGAGGACCTGCACGGATGTGGTAACCTTGGCAGGGATGTGCACCACATTTGCCGTGCTTgctttcctcttcttcatcgTTCTGAAGCACAACTCATCGCATGCCCATTAA